aactcTAAGCAAAGCAAGCCTGGCAAATTTCACCTAGTATCAGGGGAAAAgtattattgattatatttgCGTTTTTTATGTACAGGTTAAGCAGCGACGTCTGGAGCGCGAGGCGGAGCGTGCGGCGCGAGAGGCGgacgcggcggcggcggcgcgggcgcgggagGCGCTGCAGTTCCACACGTGGGCCAAGCACGAGGACGCCTTCCATCTGCACCAGGCACGACTGCGCTCGCAGATTCGAATACGTGATGGACGAGGTACGTCACACAAACTACTAAAATTGTTATACCCAATTGTAAAACTATCTTGCTATTTCACACATcgatttacaaaattatgttaaacttTGTCATTTTTTACTGTATTGCAAGTTTTGTAATGAACTTCTTTGTGATTtcttattgtgttttattttacagcAAAGCCAATAGATCTGCTAGCTTGGTACGTGAGTTCGGAGGAGTGTGTCGACGCGTTAGAGATGCATGAACCATACACATATCTCAATGGACTGCAGACACAAGATCTTGAGGACTTGCTGGAAGATATCAAGGTACTCACTTATTACATTTCTTTTATATCTTATTGCTAATAGGAtcctttatttaaatatttctatttatactGCAAAATTCActggcctccgtggcgcagttgttaAGTGGTTgctacgccactaccattgcgttgggaggtcatgggttcaaCTCTCACGTGGAACAATTTGTttatgtgatccacaaatagttgaaTCGGgtatggttgtactttgtgcccatTGTTCATATGATTGTATAGGtctctgcgacacaagagcaagtcttagtgcggaaattgtctttaaagaaaaataaaagaataatataatgtttgttcTGGTTCTTCTTCTAGGTTCACACACATAGGgtatattaacataattataatatgcgTGTGCAGGTGTACAAGGAGCTGGAGAACAACGCGAACGTGTCGTACTGGGAGGACGTGCAGACCATCGTGCTGGACGAGCTCAACAAGCTGCGCCGCGTGGCCGCGCCCGACGCGCGCCGCGACGGCGTGCACCAGGCCGTGGCCGACGACGTCACGCTGGTACGAGCCACGCCTACACCTAGCTCAATATATACACATTACTTTAACTGATCCATTTCTCCATCAGTCAAACCAGACTCCACAGTTAACCTGTAGGGTCTGTGTGAGTGTGAGTGTGCAAATATCTTTGATCTTGGtagtattttacattttaagcaCTCACATGATCTACTTATTATGCATGAACTTTCTACCGAAGTCAAATGTTACATGCATTGTTAGACTGTTTGACGATAGATTGGAGTGGGCCATATTATCACTATAGGTCTATTGGTCAACACTTGAAATGGAATCTATCGACTCTTTTACATAGACACACGGGGTACCTAGCAGAAGATAACTTGTCATTGTGTTgcattactaaaataataatgtttgtttttagataTTCAAAGGCAAGACTGGCGCTCAGCTAGAAGCGCTACAGACTCAAATCGAGCAGAAGATTAGCGGCAGACGCGACGGTGTTGATGTCGGCTACTGGGAAAGTCTGCTCAGTCAGCTTAAAGGTAATACCTGCTGTTTATTTTACTTGGTTACTTtaaaagtcatattattatatttataaaaaaatgctttgatTTGTTTTGTACTTTTAGAACTGTGCATATTTTTAGATGCAGTAAGGTACCCATCACATAAAAATTACATCGTACTTCCGCTTctatctcaattttttttattgaatgtggaagatgtttatatttgttatgtTCAGCTCACATGTCCCGCGCGCGTCTCCGCGACCGCCACCAGAACAACCTGCGGCGCAAGCTGCAGCTGCTCAAGCAGGAGCAGGGAGTGCAGCCCGTCAGTGGAGCTGACGTCAAGGAGGAGCCTGGACAGTAAGATATCACTTTATTCAAATGATAACTTAAAGATGTGGGAGTGAAGTTTATATTCGAGGAAATTAAGTCcgcttttgtatattttaccatttatattatgtgttttgGAAAACAGTTGTCTTCTTGTTACCATTCCATTAGgatttatcttaaaattattgtttaattcgtggttattattttaaatatgtttattgttcGATATCATTTcacattattttcatattcagGTCACAATCACCTGCCGAAGAATCAGCTCCAGAGCCTTCAAGTAGTGCACAAGCCGAAGCGTCAGAGCTCGCCGAACAAGCCGAGCGAGCGGAGAGGGCGGAGAAGGCCGAGGTGTCGGACAGCGCGGAGTCCGGCGCCGAGCACTCCGCCTGCACGGAGCTGTACGCCAGCGGCCGGTACTCGCCCGTGCTGCTCGTGCCCACCGCCCTGGAGCCCGGCACCTTGCTCACCGAACCGGCCGACGATACGCAACGACTCGCCTATCTCAGGGCACGGTTACACGCTCAAAGAGATCTGGCTAACTCACAGGTATGTTACAATATAGTGAGTATTATTAACAAGCATCGTTTTAGTGCAGTATATTAATTAGATGGCACAATCCCAGCAGGCGGCTAccagcgcggcggcggcgccgggcGGGTCGCTGGAGCGCGTGGCTCGTCGCGCGATGGGCTCGTCGGCGGACGAGGTGCAGTTCAGCGTGGAGCACGCGCTGCCCGACCAGCCCTGTCTGTGGGCCGACAAGTACCGGCCCAGGAAGCCGCGCTACTTCAACAGGTAACAAAAAAATTTAGTTCTTGTCGTGACCCAAAATTGCTGACTACCTACCAACATTCAGGCCACAAAAACAAACggctaataataaattttgtttaaaagtttcCGTGTATAACTCAATATTTGCGTTTACAGAGTACACACTGGGTTCGAGTGGAACAAGTACAATCAGACTCACTACGACATGGACAACCCGCCGCCCAAGATCGTGCAGGGCTACAAGTTCAACATTTTCTACCCAGACCTCATTGACAAGAACGCCACGCCAGAGTTCTCACTCGTAAGCACTTTAACTTAACTACCTTCACTTTGACCCCTTTAAGAATACTTGCTGTTGCTTCCTATCCTACCCacttgaaacaaatatttgta
The sequence above is drawn from the Anticarsia gemmatalis isolate Benzon Research Colony breed Stoneville strain chromosome 17, ilAntGemm2 primary, whole genome shotgun sequence genome and encodes:
- the cactin gene encoding cactin, spliceosome C complex subunit; translated protein: MSSRHEVQRRGRSRSRSVERRKDRKHKSRERVRSHSRKKSKSKHRSSSRERHSSKHKKSKKKKRHSSSSSSSSDSDDELKLLQRLEAERARLKEEKKKQKEQMKANETPEEKRARRLKEKQEKERKRRERMGWDNEYQCYTNQDNPFGDSALTNTFVWGKKLAKEGVKNVSRDELEALNRQKQLENKIELEKVKQRRLEREAERAAREADAAAAARAREALQFHTWAKHEDAFHLHQARLRSQIRIRDGRAKPIDLLAWYVSSEECVDALEMHEPYTYLNGLQTQDLEDLLEDIKVYKELENNANVSYWEDVQTIVLDELNKLRRVAAPDARRDGVHQAVADDVTLIFKGKTGAQLEALQTQIEQKISGRRDGVDVGYWESLLSQLKAHMSRARLRDRHQNNLRRKLQLLKQEQGVQPVSGADVKEEPGQSQSPAEESAPEPSSSAQAEASELAEQAERAERAEKAEVSDSAESGAEHSACTELYASGRYSPVLLVPTALEPGTLLTEPADDTQRLAYLRARLHAQRDLANSQQAATSAAAAPGGSLERVARRAMGSSADEVQFSVEHALPDQPCLWADKYRPRKPRYFNRVHTGFEWNKYNQTHYDMDNPPPKIVQGYKFNIFYPDLIDKNATPEFSLKPCPENPDFAVLRFHAGPPYEDIAFKIVNREWEYSYKRGFRCHFHNNIFQLWFHFKRYRYRR